The Haladaptatus cibarius D43 genome window below encodes:
- a CDS encoding bis(5'-nucleosyl)-tetraphosphatase, which yields MAVKATSAGAILFRDTRGRREYLLLKSRPGDWEFPKGGVEGNEELQQTAIREVEEEAGIEDFRLLDGFRDDYSYVFEANGTTIHKTVHLFIAKSYEASAELSNEHRDLQWRDYEQAINTITQDGPRDILRDAHEFLNDAEDS from the coding sequence ATGGCAGTCAAAGCTACGAGCGCGGGTGCCATCCTGTTTCGGGATACCCGTGGTCGAAGGGAATACCTCCTCCTTAAAAGTCGTCCCGGCGATTGGGAGTTCCCCAAAGGCGGCGTGGAGGGCAACGAAGAGCTACAGCAAACGGCAATAAGAGAAGTAGAGGAGGAGGCCGGAATCGAAGATTTTCGGCTCCTCGACGGGTTCCGCGACGACTACAGCTACGTCTTCGAAGCGAACGGAACCACGATTCACAAGACGGTGCATCTGTTCATCGCCAAATCGTATGAGGCCAGCGCGGAACTCTCGAACGAACACCGCGACTTGCAGTGGCGTGATTACGAACAGGCGATAAACACCATCACGCAGGACGGTCCACGGGACATCCTCCGGGATGCACACGAGTTCCTCAACGATGCCGAGGACAGCTAA
- a CDS encoding uS10/mL48 family ribosomal protein: protein MTFITKMLLQSGNRPVLDKVVSEIRSKAERKGADLRGPHSEPPERIRVPQYKTLSGDEGQQFRSWDYTVYTRKIEIVGHNAVSRQVAEMDFPPGIRVEVELEQVQGMGKA from the coding sequence ATGACCTTCATTACAAAAATGCTTCTCCAGAGCGGGAATCGGCCCGTACTGGACAAAGTCGTATCGGAAATTCGCTCGAAAGCGGAGCGAAAAGGAGCAGACCTACGCGGCCCGCACTCCGAACCGCCGGAACGGATTCGGGTACCGCAGTACAAAACGCTCTCCGGGGACGAGGGCCAACAGTTCCGGAGTTGGGATTACACGGTGTACACGCGAAAGATAGAAATCGTCGGGCACAATGCCGTCTCACGACAGGTTGCCGAGATGGATTTCCCCCCTGGAATCCGCGTCGAGGTCGAACTCGAACAGGTACAGGGAATGGGGAAAGCATAA